A window from Hemibagrus wyckioides isolate EC202008001 linkage group LG17, SWU_Hwy_1.0, whole genome shotgun sequence encodes these proteins:
- the hif1al gene encoding hypoxia inducible factor 1 subunit alpha, like, giving the protein MTTTVAKRPSSEQRKVRLRDAARCRRSQETEVFYELAHSLPLSRRITSHLDKAGIMRVTLSYLRMHQLLQSSWTKATAAEEEEEDPTDAFYQQALAGFIMVMSEDGDMVFLSDNVSKFIGITQLELLGQSVYDYVHPCDQEELRDLLTTKPGLFKKRSDSCAECNFFLRLKSTLTSRGKTVNIKSATWKVVHCTGHLKTLNQEGEGSSPAGSYMTLLCEPIPHPSYVEFPLDSSTFLTRHDMDLHFNQCDGRVTELVGYHPSDLIGRSAYDFFHALDFDHLSRSLHILISKGQVCTSRYRFLAKNGGFVWTETQATVLYNNKTSQPEAVVCLNFILSAVEEADTVFSIEQTRSASIEDKLSVIEVDDSEDEMSSSSDLFHSLKDDPEDLLQLAPASGDTIIPLTEHSELFFGPPSSPNTVPECPKELCTPKLRQLLSPIFDSTSPSSPEMSSGDEGFMDTGEVEKFFFKPEETQKKPMEEMDDMDLDMLAPYISMDEDFQLTFLPQLPEAETQTAEASTTASKKRGLEEEEDMPSLTATWEKRRKNCPIEEEFLLSHSSLMDMQVAGGLEELEPQHWKQSQLLTDRDPVLGGTQALCDTAALMRDSFSSQPPDLMTQLTGTISSLA; this is encoded by the exons GCCGAGTTCGGAGCAGAGGAAGGTGCGTCTGCGTGATGCGGCTCGCTGTAGGCGGAGTCAGGAAACTGAGGTGTTCTACGAACTTGCACACTCGTTGCCCCTGTCACGCCGCATCACCTCCCACCTAGACAAAGCTGGCATCATGAGGGTGACCCTCAGCTACTTGCGTATGCACCAACTTCTccaatcct CATGGACCAAGGCAACGGcagcagaggaggaagaggaggatccCACTGATGCGTTCTACCAGCAGGCACTTGCTGGCTTTATCATGGTGATGAGTGAAGATGGGGACATGGTCTTCCTTTCTGACAACGTCAGCAAGTTTATCGGCATCACACAG CTGGAGCTGCTTGGCCAGAGTGTGTACGATTATGTCCATCCATGTGATCAAGAGGAGCTGAGAGATCTTCTTACCACCAAGCCTG gaCTCTTTAAGAAGAGGTCTGATAGTTGTGCAGAGTGCAACTTCTTCCTGAGACTGAAAAGCACACTCACAAGCCGCGGCAAAACCGTGAACATCAAGTCTGCCACCTGGAAG GTGGTTCACTGCACAGGTCACTTGAAGACACTAAACCAGGAAGGGGAAGGCTCATCCCCCGCAGGGAGCTACATGACTCTGCTGTGTGAACCCATCCCACACCCGAGCTATGTGGAATTCCCTCTGGACAGCAGCACCTTCCTCACACGCCACGACATGGACCTGCATTTCAACCAGTGTGACGGCCG GGTGACTGAGCTTGTTGGATACCATCCCAGTGATCTGATTGGCCGATCTGCCTATGATTTCTTCCATGCACTTGATTTTGATCATCTGTCAAGGAGCTTGCATATTT TGATCTCCAAAGGTCAGGTGTGCACTAGCCGTTACCGCTTCCTGGCTAAGAATGGAGGATTTGTTTGGACTGAGACCCAGGCCACAGTGCTATACAACAACAAGACCTCGCAGCCTGAAGCTGTAGTGTGCCTGAACTTCATTCTCAG TGCGGTGGAAGAGGCAGACACCGTGTTCTCCATTGAACAAACACGTAGTGCGTCGATTGAGGACAAACTGAGTGTGATTGAGGTGGACGACTCGGAGGATGAGATGAGTAGCAGCAGCGATCTTTTCCACAGTTTGAAGGACGATCCAGAGGATCTGCTGCAGCTGGCACCAGCCTCAGGAGATACTATCATACCCCTGACAG AGCACAGCGAGCTGTTTTTTGGCCCACCATCCAGCCCCAACACAGTGCCCGAATGTCCAAAGGAGCTGTGTACCCCGAAACTCCGCCAGCTCCTCTCACCCATATTTGACAGCACCAGCCCCAGCTCCCCTGAAATG AGCTCGGGTGATGAGGGTTTCATGGACACTGGTGAGGTGGAGAAGTTCTTTTTCAAGCCAGAGGAGACTCAGAAAAAGCCAATGGAG GAAATGGATGACATGGATCTGGATATGTTGGCACCATACATTTCCATGGATGAAGACTTCCAGCTGACCTTCCTGCCCCAGTTACctgaggcagagacacagactgCTGAAGCATCAACCACTGCTTCTAAAAAAAG AGgcctggaggaagaggaagacatGCCATCTCTAACAGCCACCTGGGAGAAGAGACGGAAGAACTGCCCCATAGAGGAGGAGTTTCTTCTCTCACACTCCTCGTTG ATGGACATGCAGGTTGCAGGAGGTTTAGAAGAGCTGGAGCCTCAGCATTGGAAACAGAGTCAGCTCCTGACAGACAGAGATCCCGTTCTGGGAGGAACACAAGCACTATGTGATACAGCAG CTTTGATGAGAGATTCTTTCTCATCACAACCTCCTGATTTAATGACTCAATTAACTGGGACTATATCATCACTCGCCTGA
- the zgc:152863 gene encoding sushi domain-containing protein 6 isoform X1, with product MSTHRLPLWPYLHALMGYVVILLTSLPQFSKGQNCSHPLIPEHGGFYCKPSPCRGFPPKSRIYFFCESGYVLPSRIHHSNCRKGQWEPSIPKCMLNTAGHAKHDDRVTDSVPSVATTAVGISIFLLTTTACMVIKSRLYPCHSQSRRSSDQLDLMVDGLPVPLPTYEEAVYGSWGQRIPPLHGPTQLLLASSENSPLSSLIQSGSNNCTDTSNQSTEEPPPYEETHLRSMDGGNEGEARASHIALSVEKDN from the exons ATGTCTACACACCGTCTCCCTCTGTGGCCATATTTACACGCTCTAATGGGCTATGTGGTCATCCTACTGACTTCCCTGCCACAATTCAGCAAAG gtcAGAACTGTTCCCACCCGCTTATCCCTGAGCATGGTGGCTTCTACTGTAAGCCTTCTCCATGTCGGGGTTTCCCTCCAAAGAGTCGTATCTACTTCTTCTGTGAATCGGGATATGTCCTACCATCCCGTATCCACCACTCCAACTGCCGCAAAGGCCAGTGGGAACCCAGTATCCCAAAGTGCATGCTTAACACAG CTGGACATGCAAAACATGACGACAGAGTGACAGATTCAGTCCCGAGTGTTGCTACAACTGCTGTAGGTATTTCGATCTTTCTTCTCACCACCACAGCCTGCATGGTTATCAAGTCCCGACTCTACCCTTGTCACTCTCAAAG CAGGCGATCGTCCGATCAGTTGGACTTGATGGTGGACGGCTTGCCCGTGCCTCTGCCCACCTATGAGGAGGCGGTGTACGGAAGTTGGGGTCAGCGCATCCCACCTTTACATGGACCCACTCAGCTCTTGCTGgcctcatcagagaacagcccATTATCATCGCTCATCCAGTCAGGTTCCAATAACTGCACAGACACTTCAAATCAGAGCACAGAGGAGCCGCCACCTTACGAGGAGACACACCTACGTTCTATGGATGgaggaaatgaaggagaagCGCGGGCCTCGCACATTGCACTTTCTGTGGAAAAGGACAACTAA
- the zgc:152863 gene encoding sushi domain-containing protein 6 isoform X2 has translation MSTHRLPLWPYLHALMGYVVILLTSLPQFSKGQNCSHPLIPEHGGFYCKPSPCRGFPPKSRIYFFCESGYVLPSRIHHSNCRKGQWEPSIPKCMLNTAGHAKHDDRVTDSVPSVATTAVGISIFLLTTTACMVIKSRLYPCHSQRRSSDQLDLMVDGLPVPLPTYEEAVYGSWGQRIPPLHGPTQLLLASSENSPLSSLIQSGSNNCTDTSNQSTEEPPPYEETHLRSMDGGNEGEARASHIALSVEKDN, from the exons ATGTCTACACACCGTCTCCCTCTGTGGCCATATTTACACGCTCTAATGGGCTATGTGGTCATCCTACTGACTTCCCTGCCACAATTCAGCAAAG gtcAGAACTGTTCCCACCCGCTTATCCCTGAGCATGGTGGCTTCTACTGTAAGCCTTCTCCATGTCGGGGTTTCCCTCCAAAGAGTCGTATCTACTTCTTCTGTGAATCGGGATATGTCCTACCATCCCGTATCCACCACTCCAACTGCCGCAAAGGCCAGTGGGAACCCAGTATCCCAAAGTGCATGCTTAACACAG CTGGACATGCAAAACATGACGACAGAGTGACAGATTCAGTCCCGAGTGTTGCTACAACTGCTGTAGGTATTTCGATCTTTCTTCTCACCACCACAGCCTGCATGGTTATCAAGTCCCGACTCTACCCTTGTCACTCTCAAAG GCGATCGTCCGATCAGTTGGACTTGATGGTGGACGGCTTGCCCGTGCCTCTGCCCACCTATGAGGAGGCGGTGTACGGAAGTTGGGGTCAGCGCATCCCACCTTTACATGGACCCACTCAGCTCTTGCTGgcctcatcagagaacagcccATTATCATCGCTCATCCAGTCAGGTTCCAATAACTGCACAGACACTTCAAATCAGAGCACAGAGGAGCCGCCACCTTACGAGGAGACACACCTACGTTCTATGGATGgaggaaatgaaggagaagCGCGGGCCTCGCACATTGCACTTTCTGTGGAAAAGGACAACTAA